The proteins below come from a single Longimicrobium sp. genomic window:
- a CDS encoding FAD-binding dehydrogenase, producing the protein MTHEADVIIVGAGLAGLVAAAELAEAGKKTIIVEQEPQQSLGGQAFWSFGGLFLVDSPEQRRMKIKDSRELALRDWMGTAGFDRDEDHWPRKWAEAYVDFAAGEKRAWLWERGLRFFPVVGWAERGGYGAIGHGNSVPRFHVTWGTGPAVVDPFIRRVREAEKRGLVRFAFRHQVDGLTLTNGAVDGVHGTVLEPSGVERGRPSSRTAVGQFAFRAQAVIVTSGGIGGNHELVRRNWPPRLGPAPERMISGVPAHVDGRMLGIAREAGGAIINPDRMWHYTEGLHNWAPIWPMHGIRILPGPSSLWVDARGRRLPPPLFPGFDTLGTLEHIAKTGYDHTWFVLTQRIIEKEFALSGSEQNPDLTGKSVRQVLGRVLPGAPGPVEAFKKNGVDFVVERTLPELVRGMNALTGGPLIDLAALEAEIVARDGQLENPFAKDAQITAIRGARNYLGDKLIRVAKPHRLLDPAAGPLIAVRLSILTRKTLGGLHTDLSARVLRPGGQVLPGLYAAGEAAGFGGGGMHGYRALEGTFLGGCIFSGRTAGRAVAASL; encoded by the coding sequence ATGACGCACGAAGCCGACGTGATCATCGTGGGAGCCGGGCTGGCCGGGCTGGTGGCCGCCGCCGAGCTGGCCGAGGCGGGAAAGAAGACGATCATCGTGGAGCAGGAGCCCCAGCAGTCGCTCGGCGGGCAGGCGTTCTGGTCGTTCGGCGGGCTGTTCCTGGTAGACAGCCCCGAGCAGCGGCGGATGAAGATCAAGGACTCGCGTGAGCTGGCGCTGAGGGACTGGATGGGAACCGCGGGGTTCGACCGCGACGAGGACCACTGGCCGCGCAAGTGGGCCGAGGCGTACGTGGACTTCGCCGCCGGGGAGAAGCGGGCGTGGCTGTGGGAGCGCGGGCTGCGGTTCTTTCCCGTGGTGGGGTGGGCGGAGCGTGGCGGATACGGAGCCATCGGCCACGGCAACTCGGTGCCGCGCTTCCACGTCACCTGGGGCACGGGTCCCGCCGTGGTGGACCCCTTCATCCGGCGGGTGCGCGAGGCGGAGAAGCGCGGACTGGTCCGGTTCGCGTTCCGCCACCAGGTGGACGGGCTGACGCTGACGAACGGCGCGGTGGATGGCGTGCACGGCACGGTGCTGGAGCCCAGCGGGGTGGAGCGGGGGCGGCCCAGCTCGCGGACGGCGGTGGGCCAGTTCGCCTTCCGCGCGCAGGCGGTGATCGTCACCTCGGGGGGCATCGGCGGCAACCACGAACTGGTGCGCAGGAACTGGCCGCCTCGGCTGGGCCCCGCGCCTGAACGGATGATCTCGGGCGTTCCCGCGCACGTGGACGGGCGCATGCTGGGCATCGCGCGGGAGGCGGGCGGGGCCATCATCAACCCCGACCGCATGTGGCACTACACCGAGGGGCTGCACAACTGGGCACCCATCTGGCCGATGCACGGCATCCGCATCCTTCCCGGCCCGTCGTCGCTGTGGGTGGACGCGCGCGGCCGGCGGCTGCCTCCGCCGCTCTTTCCCGGGTTCGACACGCTGGGCACGCTGGAGCACATCGCGAAGACGGGATACGACCACACCTGGTTCGTGCTGACGCAGCGGATCATCGAAAAGGAGTTTGCGCTCTCCGGCTCGGAGCAGAACCCCGACCTGACGGGAAAGAGCGTGCGCCAGGTGCTGGGCCGCGTGCTCCCGGGCGCGCCGGGGCCGGTGGAGGCGTTCAAGAAGAACGGGGTGGACTTCGTCGTCGAGCGCACGCTCCCCGAGCTGGTGCGCGGGATGAACGCCCTCACCGGCGGGCCGCTGATCGACCTGGCGGCGCTGGAGGCGGAGATCGTGGCGCGCGACGGGCAGCTGGAGAACCCGTTTGCAAAGGACGCGCAGATCACGGCCATCCGCGGCGCGCGCAACTACCTGGGCGACAAGCTGATCCGCGTGGCGAAGCCGCACCGGCTGCTGGACCCCGCGGCCGGCCCGCTGATCGCGGTGCGGCTGAGCATCCTCACCCGCAAGACGCTGGGCGGCCTGCACACCGACCTGTCCGCGCGCGTGCTGCGGCCCGGCGGCCAGGTGCTTCCGGGGCTGTACGCGGCGGGCGAGGCAGCGGGCTTCGGCGGCGGCGGCATGCACGGCTACCGCGCGCTGGAAGGCACCTTCCTGGGCGGCTGCATCTTCTCGGGCCGCACCGCGGGGCGGGCTGTCGCGGCGAGCCTCTGA